A region from the Salicibibacter cibarius genome encodes:
- the recD2 gene encoding SF1B family DNA helicase RecD2: protein MNEEWKSSKDKITGTVSHVIFRNEKNGYTVLNIHVDDATPAIEASSISVVGHFPFPPEEDLLTFYGQFHEHERYGQQFHMELYEPYIPEGKPAVIQYLSSERFPGIGKKTASRVVAELGESAIDKILHQPNLLYDIPDIKRQQADVLTERLMEEQEVAGVMSRLITYGFGTELATKIIQAYKGETLNVVEKDPYQLVQDIEGIGFQKADALGAQLGIESTSKKRLKAGLLFSLWQMSQSIGHVYLPVDVWTEEALKVLNYRNHDVDAEMLNQEVIELDEEGTVAVPDERAYILSLFFAEKGLATNVNRLLETDVQETFAEDLYLKTLGELENDFKITYADRQKEAVELALKSPLMILTGGPGTGKTTVIRAIVEMFKRMRGWNQRKEKKLPVLLAAPTGRAAKRMAEATGLKAFTIHKWLGWRGEEEEFLEHDEENPLEGELLIIDEASMIDLWLANQLFKAIPAGMQVIIVGDEDQLPSVGPGQVLGDLLRSETIPSISLSAVYRQAEGSSIIDLAHDLKEGQLSADLKETKPDRSFIACHGTRMPDVILQICQKAMEKGYSAREIQVLAPMYKGTAGIHLLNEKLQALFNPPKQGKRSMTYGDVVFRNGDIVLQLVNNPEDNVFNGDRGEIIALLKEKETEDGKEKLVVTFDGIEVYYEKQDLKQITLAYCSSIHKAQGSEFPIVIVPLSMSYRRMLKRNLLYTAITRARDSLIMVGEQRAFSLAVETNDQHSRYSHLHQRIQEASTNHENVKEGQY from the coding sequence ATGAACGAGGAATGGAAGTCATCGAAGGATAAAATTACCGGAACGGTTAGCCATGTCATTTTTCGGAATGAGAAAAATGGTTATACGGTTTTGAACATCCACGTCGATGATGCAACGCCTGCCATTGAAGCCTCCTCCATTTCTGTCGTCGGCCATTTCCCCTTTCCTCCCGAAGAAGATCTATTGACGTTTTACGGGCAATTTCACGAGCATGAACGTTATGGCCAACAGTTCCACATGGAACTATACGAACCTTATATCCCCGAAGGCAAGCCGGCGGTGATCCAGTATTTATCCAGTGAGCGATTTCCGGGAATCGGAAAGAAAACCGCCTCTCGTGTCGTTGCTGAATTAGGCGAATCGGCGATTGATAAAATCCTCCACCAACCTAACCTTTTGTATGACATTCCCGACATTAAGCGTCAACAAGCGGATGTGCTCACCGAGCGATTAATGGAAGAACAGGAAGTCGCCGGTGTGATGAGCCGCTTGATTACATATGGTTTCGGGACGGAATTGGCCACAAAGATCATTCAGGCTTATAAGGGGGAGACGTTAAACGTTGTGGAAAAAGACCCTTATCAACTCGTTCAAGACATAGAAGGCATCGGTTTTCAAAAAGCCGATGCACTTGGCGCTCAATTAGGGATTGAATCGACGTCGAAGAAACGGTTGAAAGCAGGACTGTTATTTTCGCTGTGGCAAATGTCGCAAAGCATCGGACACGTCTATTTGCCGGTGGACGTATGGACCGAAGAGGCTTTGAAAGTGCTGAATTATCGAAATCATGACGTCGATGCCGAGATGTTAAATCAGGAGGTTATCGAACTTGACGAGGAAGGGACGGTCGCCGTTCCTGACGAACGTGCTTACATATTGTCACTCTTTTTTGCTGAAAAGGGGTTAGCAACGAACGTGAACCGTTTGCTTGAGACAGACGTTCAGGAAACCTTTGCTGAAGACTTGTATTTAAAAACGTTGGGCGAATTGGAAAATGATTTCAAAATCACTTACGCTGATCGGCAAAAAGAAGCGGTCGAGCTTGCCCTAAAGTCTCCGCTCATGATTTTAACCGGTGGCCCCGGAACGGGAAAAACAACCGTTATTCGCGCAATTGTGGAGATGTTCAAACGCATGCGCGGCTGGAACCAGCGAAAAGAAAAAAAGCTCCCGGTTCTGCTTGCCGCGCCCACAGGGAGAGCCGCGAAACGAATGGCAGAGGCAACCGGTTTGAAGGCCTTTACCATTCATAAATGGCTCGGCTGGCGCGGCGAAGAAGAGGAATTTCTTGAGCACGATGAAGAGAACCCACTCGAAGGGGAACTGTTGATCATCGATGAAGCCTCAATGATCGATCTATGGCTTGCCAATCAACTATTCAAGGCGATACCGGCCGGGATGCAAGTGATTATCGTCGGTGACGAAGATCAATTGCCATCCGTAGGCCCGGGGCAAGTGCTCGGGGATTTGCTTCGATCGGAAACAATTCCGTCGATATCGTTGTCGGCGGTTTACCGTCAAGCCGAAGGCTCATCGATCATTGATTTAGCGCATGATTTAAAAGAAGGTCAGTTATCCGCTGATTTAAAAGAAACGAAACCGGATCGATCGTTCATTGCATGTCACGGAACGCGCATGCCTGACGTTATTCTGCAAATATGCCAAAAAGCGATGGAAAAAGGCTATTCCGCGCGTGAAATTCAAGTGCTCGCCCCGATGTATAAAGGGACGGCCGGCATACATTTGCTGAATGAAAAACTGCAAGCCCTCTTTAATCCACCGAAACAAGGGAAGCGATCCATGACGTATGGCGATGTCGTCTTTCGCAATGGCGATATCGTCTTGCAGCTCGTCAATAATCCCGAGGACAATGTTTTTAACGGAGACCGCGGCGAAATCATCGCTCTTTTAAAAGAAAAAGAAACTGAAGATGGCAAAGAAAAACTCGTCGTTACGTTTGACGGCATTGAAGTTTACTATGAAAAACAAGACTTAAAACAAATCACACTCGCGTATTGTTCCTCGATTCATAAAGCCCAAGGGAGCGAATTCCCGATCGTGATCGTCCCATTATCCATGTCCTATCGCCGGATGTTGAAAAGGAACTTGCTTTATACAGCAATAACGAGAGCGCGTGATTCATTAATCATGGTCGGCGAACAGCGGGCATTTTCATTGGCTGTGGAAACGAATGATCAACACAGTCGATATTCCCATTTGCACCAGCGCATACAGGAAGCAAGTACCAATCATGAAAACGTCAAGGAAGGACAATACTAA
- a CDS encoding AI-2E family transporter: MTSRKGLLRSLFVLILLACLYFLYLLTPVWKPVLVSIGKIILPFLLAGLLAYLLHPIIAFLQRKGLPRWASVLLIYLLFFGGGIWLLIEMAPVLARQYREIVNELPGWIHALESGWLSMHRQIDTLPPIIHDQVEEGVVQLEANGEDMLDGVMDRWPAIIEGVVMLFLLPFLVFYLLKDLYAFEKAATYVIPKRWQENGKKFVKAVDSALGFYIRGQIVVSLCVGALSIVALWMVQLPYPLILGIFMGMTDLIPYVGPYIGAVPAVIVALGMSWKTVLFTIIAITVVQQLESNVLSPYIMGKSAHLHPLLILLALLIGYEFAGFIGLLVAVPLFVIGGEVVRVFRKKEENEEVY, translated from the coding sequence ATGACATCACGGAAAGGCTTGCTTCGGTCACTTTTTGTACTTATATTGCTGGCTTGTTTATATTTTTTATACTTACTGACACCTGTATGGAAGCCAGTGCTGGTCAGTATTGGAAAAATCATCTTACCGTTTTTGCTTGCCGGTTTACTCGCGTACCTCTTGCATCCTATCATCGCCTTTTTGCAGCGAAAGGGATTACCAAGGTGGGCGTCTGTATTGCTCATTTATTTGCTGTTTTTTGGCGGGGGCATTTGGCTATTGATTGAAATGGCGCCCGTTTTGGCTCGTCAATATCGGGAGATTGTCAATGAATTGCCGGGATGGATTCACGCCTTAGAATCCGGGTGGCTCTCCATGCACCGCCAGATCGATACACTGCCTCCCATCATTCATGATCAGGTCGAAGAGGGCGTCGTGCAACTGGAAGCCAACGGAGAAGATATGCTGGATGGGGTGATGGACCGATGGCCTGCGATCATTGAAGGGGTTGTCATGCTTTTTTTGCTTCCTTTTTTAGTCTTCTATTTGCTAAAGGATTTATATGCATTTGAAAAAGCGGCCACGTATGTCATCCCTAAACGTTGGCAGGAAAATGGAAAAAAATTTGTGAAGGCTGTCGATTCAGCGCTCGGCTTTTATATTCGGGGACAAATCGTCGTTTCTCTCTGCGTGGGCGCTCTTTCGATCGTTGCGTTGTGGATGGTCCAGCTTCCTTATCCTTTAATCCTCGGGATTTTCATGGGAATGACTGACTTGATCCCTTATGTCGGCCCTTATATTGGTGCGGTTCCCGCTGTTATCGTCGCGCTTGGTATGTCCTGGAAAACTGTTTTATTTACAATCATCGCCATTACCGTTGTGCAACAGTTGGAAAGCAATGTCCTATCCCCCTATATCATGGGAAAAAGTGCCCACCTTCATCCGTTGTTGATTTTACTCGCATTGTTGATCGGTTACGAATTCGCGGGATTTATCGGGCTCCTCGTTGCCGTTCCGTTATTTGTGATCGGCGGTGAAGTCGTGCGGGTTTTCCGTAAAAAAGAAGAAAATGAGGAAGTTTATTGA
- the putP gene encoding sodium/proline symporter PutP: protein MDLDIPTLITFIIYIVGMIIIGIIFYRTTSTLSDYVLGGRRLNSWVTALSAGASDMSAFMILGLPGAVYLSGMSEMWLPIGLTIGAYLNWQFLAKRLRRYTEIARNAITLPDFLDKRFRDETKITQTKTLRIVSAFFILLFFTFYTSSGLVGGALLFSSTFGWEYQTALWIGAIVIISYTFLGGFLAVSYTDFIQGILMFLGLIVVPIVAVIEMGGWNSTVSHIADIDPAYLDAFAGTSAIAIISLLAWGLGYFGQPHIITRFMAIRSEKEIPAARFIGMTWMTFGLLGAVFVGFIGIAYFEGAGAGSPLADEETAYILFTQVLFNPWVAGFLLAAILAAIMSTIDSQLLVSSSALTEDFYRRFIKPNASANELVWVGRAGVIVIALIATFLAYDPESTVLELVEYAWAGFGAAFGPVMLFSVFWRRMTAWGAVAGIATGGLTVIVWNFFAGGLFDLYEIVPGFVLGSLAIIIVSLLNQRPADHILEEFEFVENATYDEEKQEYVRKN from the coding sequence ATGGATCTTGATATTCCTACGTTAATAACATTTATCATCTACATCGTCGGGATGATAATCATCGGGATTATCTTTTACCGTACCACTTCTACTTTATCGGATTATGTTTTAGGCGGCAGAAGATTGAACAGTTGGGTGACCGCTTTAAGCGCCGGAGCCTCCGATATGAGCGCGTTCATGATCCTTGGGCTTCCCGGCGCTGTCTACTTGTCGGGAATGAGCGAAATGTGGCTGCCGATAGGGTTAACGATCGGGGCTTATCTAAATTGGCAATTTCTCGCCAAACGGCTGCGCCGCTACACGGAAATTGCCCGGAACGCGATTACACTACCCGACTTTCTAGATAAACGCTTTCGCGATGAAACAAAAATCACACAGACGAAAACGTTACGCATCGTGTCTGCATTTTTCATACTTTTGTTCTTTACGTTCTATACATCATCGGGTCTCGTCGGCGGCGCACTTTTATTTTCCAGCACCTTTGGCTGGGAATATCAGACCGCTCTTTGGATCGGCGCGATCGTCATTATCTCCTATACGTTTTTAGGCGGGTTTCTCGCTGTCAGTTACACCGATTTTATTCAGGGGATCCTCATGTTTTTGGGTCTTATCGTCGTTCCAATTGTTGCCGTAATCGAAATGGGTGGATGGAACAGCACGGTTTCCCATATTGCAGATATCGACCCTGCCTATTTGGATGCTTTCGCAGGCACCTCGGCGATCGCGATCATTTCTCTACTCGCGTGGGGCCTTGGTTACTTTGGGCAACCGCATATCATCACCCGTTTTATGGCCATTCGTTCCGAAAAAGAAATCCCTGCGGCACGTTTTATCGGCATGACGTGGATGACTTTCGGCCTCCTTGGAGCGGTTTTCGTCGGCTTCATTGGTATCGCTTACTTTGAAGGGGCAGGCGCAGGCTCGCCATTGGCAGATGAAGAAACCGCATATATCCTTTTCACGCAAGTGCTCTTTAACCCTTGGGTCGCCGGTTTTTTACTCGCCGCCATCCTGGCCGCGATTATGAGCACGATTGATTCACAACTGCTCGTGTCATCAAGCGCGCTTACCGAGGACTTCTACCGAAGGTTCATTAAACCCAATGCTTCGGCAAATGAACTCGTCTGGGTCGGCCGTGCCGGTGTCATCGTGATTGCGCTCATTGCCACCTTTTTGGCGTACGACCCGGAGAGCACGGTGCTGGAACTCGTGGAATATGCCTGGGCCGGATTCGGCGCGGCCTTTGGCCCAGTGATGTTATTCAGCGTTTTCTGGCGGCGCATGACCGCCTGGGGAGCGGTTGCCGGGATTGCCACCGGCGGCCTCACCGTTATTGTATGGAATTTCTTTGCAGGCGGCTTGTTTGACCTCTATGAAATCGTTCCCGGATTTGTTTTGGGAAGCTTGGCGATTATCATCGTGAGCTTGCTCAATCAGCGGCCGGCGGATCATATTCTCGAAGAATTTGAATTCGTGGAAAACGCGACTTATGACGAAGAAAAGCAAGAATATGTCCGCAAGAACTGA
- a CDS encoding haloacid dehalogenase type II translates to MAIPKAITFDCYGTIIDWDQAVQNYFKRILSQYDINDADVVALQKHWESIQFTYIQDHYRPYKEVLKHTMAMSFRDCGYPFSTDDCIAFSESMGSWEPFPDAKKALLELKKLTKIALITNTDDAIINETVKHLGVDFDEIITAEQAGVYKANHRGFHLAMERLGVDRSELLHVGFGFKYDVVPAHELGVQSCWVNRYGDIRPANVKETYLVGDMATLALLIKGMAHSTIPQTEGK, encoded by the coding sequence ATGGCGATACCAAAAGCGATCACTTTCGATTGTTATGGAACGATCATTGACTGGGATCAGGCCGTTCAAAATTATTTTAAGCGTATTTTGAGTCAGTATGATATAAACGATGCTGATGTTGTCGCTCTTCAGAAACATTGGGAAAGCATTCAGTTCACCTATATCCAAGATCACTACCGTCCATATAAGGAAGTCTTGAAACATACAATGGCGATGTCGTTTCGGGACTGTGGTTATCCTTTTAGCACGGATGATTGTATCGCTTTCTCTGAATCCATGGGAAGCTGGGAGCCTTTCCCGGATGCCAAAAAAGCTTTGCTGGAATTAAAAAAACTTACCAAAATAGCCCTGATTACGAATACGGACGACGCTATTATTAATGAAACCGTCAAACATTTGGGGGTTGATTTTGATGAAATCATTACAGCCGAACAGGCCGGTGTTTATAAGGCCAATCATCGAGGGTTTCATTTGGCCATGGAACGATTAGGCGTCGATCGATCAGAGTTGCTTCACGTTGGTTTCGGCTTCAAATATGATGTCGTTCCAGCCCATGAATTAGGTGTTCAATCATGCTGGGTGAACCGTTATGGCGACATTCGGCCAGCGAATGTAAAAGAAACGTATTTAGTTGGCGATATGGCGACACTGGCGTTATTAATCAAAGGAATGGCACATTCCACAATCCCTCAAACGGAGGGAAAATGA
- a CDS encoding proline dehydrogenase family protein: MIQKLSRNFFSSLSNNKVLNRGAKRWGLKLGASKVVAGLTVESAIEKIKDLNDSGRMVTLDHLGEFVNDAQEARESLREGLHTLDVLHEHGVHCTLSVKLTKLGLDVDEALCWQQISALCERAAIYDNTINIDMEDYNHYGQTLDILRALRKKYDNVGTVLQSYLHRSIEDTEQLAGVPLRIVKGAYKESSTIAYQDKKDIDKNFVNMVQTHLLNESYAAIGTHDHEIIAEIKAFTEKNHIPRDMFEFQMLYGFRNDLQQTLVDEGYRFRTYVPFGRDWYGYFMRRLAERPQNVTFALRGMFSK, translated from the coding sequence ATGATACAGAAACTATCCCGTAATTTCTTTAGCTCGTTATCAAACAATAAAGTCTTGAATAGAGGAGCAAAACGATGGGGATTGAAACTCGGGGCTTCAAAAGTCGTTGCCGGTTTGACCGTCGAAAGCGCGATCGAAAAAATTAAGGATTTGAATGACAGCGGTCGCATGGTCACTCTTGATCATCTTGGCGAGTTCGTCAATGACGCCCAAGAAGCGCGCGAATCCCTGCGAGAAGGCCTGCATACTCTGGATGTTCTCCACGAACATGGCGTCCATTGCACCCTTTCCGTTAAGCTCACCAAACTCGGACTGGATGTTGATGAAGCACTCTGTTGGCAACAGATATCAGCACTTTGCGAACGCGCGGCCATCTATGACAACACGATTAACATCGATATGGAAGATTACAATCACTATGGCCAGACACTGGACATCTTAAGAGCCTTACGAAAAAAATATGACAACGTGGGCACCGTTTTGCAATCCTACCTGCATAGAAGCATCGAGGATACCGAACAGTTGGCTGGGGTTCCGCTTCGCATCGTCAAAGGAGCGTATAAAGAATCATCAACCATCGCCTATCAAGATAAAAAAGATATTGACAAAAACTTTGTGAATATGGTGCAAACGCATCTGCTTAATGAAAGCTATGCAGCCATCGGCACCCATGACCATGAAATCATCGCCGAAATTAAAGCGTTTACAGAAAAAAACCATATCCCGAGAGACATGTTCGAATTTCAAATGCTTTACGGTTTCCGTAACGATTTACAACAAACCCTCGTCGATGAAGGCTACCGTTTTCGCACATACGTCCCGTTTGGCAGAGATTGGTACGGCTATTTCATGAGACGGTTGGCGGAGCGACCGCAAAACGTTACATTTGCCCTGCGGGGAATGTTTTCTAAATAA